From a region of the Anoplopoma fimbria isolate UVic2021 breed Golden Eagle Sablefish chromosome 16, Afim_UVic_2022, whole genome shotgun sequence genome:
- the LOC129104322 gene encoding RNA-binding motif, single-stranded-interacting protein 1, protein MIFANSGNPLRTPYRKQPLVAPSSHPMAPPSPSNHSSSSSTAGWDQLSKTNLYIRGLSPSTTDHDLVKLCQPYGKIVSTKAILDKTTNKCKGYGFVDFDSPAAAQKAVAALKTTGVQAQMAKQQEQDPTNLYISNLPMSMDEQELENMLKHFGQVISTRILRDSSGGSRGVGFARMESTEKCDAVISHFNGKFIKTPAGVPAPSEPLLCKFADGGQKKRQSQNKYALNGRGWGRDGDNRLAGMTLTYDPSAAAMQNGFFPSAYSISNRMFAQASMSPYMSPVSTYQMQNPSWLSHQPYIMQHPGTVLSPSMDPSMSLQPTSMMAPLAQQMSHLALGSAGTFMAANTAMQGAYIPQYAHMQTSNVPVEENGAHSQVDSSGNHSPYSYQQTK, encoded by the exons ATGATTTTTGCCAATTCTGGGAACCCACTGAGGACTCCATATCGCAAACAG CCGCTTGTTGCCCCGTCGTCACACCCGATGGCTCCACCCAGCCCGAGtaaccacagcagcagcagtagcactgcaggctgggaccagctcagcAAAACGAACCTCTACATTCGGGGCTTGTCCCCTTCAACTACAGACCATGACCTGGTCAAACTATGTCAGCC GTATGGCAAAATTGTATCAACAAAGGCCATCCTGGACAAGactacaaacaaatgtaaag GATATGGCTTTGTGGACTTTGAcagccctgctgctgctcagaaAGCTGTGGCTGCCCTGAAAACCACTGGTGTCCAAGCTCAGATGGCAAAG CAACAAGAACAAGACCCGACAAACTTGTACATCTCCAACTTGCCTATGTCTATGGATGAGCAGGAACTGGAGAACATGTTAAAGCACTTCGGCCAGGTCATATCCACACGCATCTTGAGGGACTCCAGTGGAGGCAGCAGAGGAGTGGGCTTTGCAAG GATGGAGTCAACTGAAAAATGTGATGCAGTCATTTCTCACTTCAATGGAAAGTTTATCAAGACACCTGCAGGTGTTCCAG CACCATCTGAACCTTTGCTGTGCAAGTTTGCCGATGGTGGACAGAAAAAGCgacaaagtcaaaataaatatgcCCTGAATGGCCGTGGTTGGGGAAGGGACGGCGACAACAGACTG GCCGGAATGACGCTCACATATGACCCCAGTGCAGCTGCTATGCAAAATGG GTTTTTCCCGTCAGCATACAGTATTTCAAACAGGATGTTTGCTCAAGCATCAATGTCTCCGTACATGTCTCCGGTTTCAACGTACCAG ATGCAGAACCCATCCTGGCTGTCCCATCAACCTTACATCATGCAGCACCCA GGCACTGTGTTATCGCCCTCTATGGACCCATCCATGTCACTACAGCCTACGTCCATGATGGCCCCTCTTGCGCAGCAGATGAGTCATCTCGCTCTGGGCAGTGCAGGAACA TTTATGGCCGCCAACACAGCTATGCAAGGAGCATATATCCCACAGtatgcacacatgcagacatcAAATGTTCCCGTAGAG GAAAATGGTGCTCATTCACAAGTGGATTCATCTGGCAATCATTCCCCATATTCCTACCAACAAACCAAGTAG
- the cd302 gene encoding CD302 antigen gives MEPVRNKHRSLSLIGSVFVLCVQLRSGLTGDCPADGRTWVPFGDGCYHFVHGEEDKIKSYTFERAKTLCQGFELLTIQSAEENDFVLKYSPWVWKNNVNIWLGLYYDTNSDNMKWFGEKPVGFSNWENSSSQSDLVPLDTCVALHTNTGKWENVSCLDQTENGVVCETDQKAEEVKPKSSALMSGLVIFSVVAIMGVSVVIWFLHQKNNPGSTILTAFEYHPPFRVLDTDRSCLVEAEETDSVP, from the exons ATGGAGCCAGTGAGGAACAAGCACCGCTCCCTGTCATTAATAGGCAGTGTCTTTGTGCTGTGCGTTCAGCTGCGGTCCGGTCTGACGGGAG ACTGCCCTGCAGATGGACGCACCTGGGTGCCCTTTGGAGACGGATGTTACCACTTTGTCCACGGAGAAGAAGACAAAATCAAAAGCTACACTTTTGAGAGAGCAAAAACCCTCTGCCAAGGATTTG AGCTTTTGACCATCCAGAGCGCTGAGGAGAATGACTTTGTCCTCAAATATAGTCCATGGGTGTggaaaaacaatgtcaacatttgGCTGGGACTGTATTATGACACAAACA GTGACAACATGAAGTGGTTCGGTGAGAAACCAGTAGGATTCAGTAACTGGGAGAACAGCTCTTCTCAGTCGGACCTCGTGCCCTTGGATACATGTGTGGCTCTGCACACTAACACAGGAAAGTGGGAAAATGTCAGCTGCCTGGATCAGACTGAGAATGGAGTGGTCTGTGAGACAGATCAGA agGCAGAGGAAGTCAAGCCGA AATCGAGCGCGCTGATGTCCGGCCTGGTCATTTTCAGCGTGGTGGCTATCATGGGAGTCTCAGTAGTTATTTGGTTCCTGCATCAGAAGAACAATCCTGGCTCCACCATCCTCACAGCATTTGAGTACCACCCTCCGTTCCGAGTTCTGGACACAGACCGGTCCTGCCTGGTGGAGGCTGAGGAGACTGACAGTGTGCCATAG